The following coding sequences lie in one Cannabis sativa cultivar Pink pepper isolate KNU-18-1 chromosome 5, ASM2916894v1, whole genome shotgun sequence genomic window:
- the LOC115716981 gene encoding pentatricopeptide repeat-containing protein At3g04760, chloroplastic yields MGYTITQHSFMIGGHSLHRFSKQDGLCCGTGRSSSIKECAVYINCFSSSRDFSRKPFRSPKVSIETTRGGGPLLHRYGYKEIHLLKVLNRACRAGKYKEALYFLQLMVTKGFKPDVILCTKVMRGFFSSRDVQNAVRVMEILEKHGEPDLFSYNAMISGFCKANRIELANRVLDRMRAQGFSPDTITYNIMIGSLCSRGRLELAFNVLDELLKDKCAPSVITYTILIEATISEGGIDKAMELLDEMLSRGLLPDMCTFNAIIRGMCREGMVDRAFEFVRSLEAKGCSPDVISYNILLRALLNHGKWNDGEKLLSDMVSRGCEPNVVTYSILISTLCKDGKVEDAVNVLKAMKEKGITPDAYSYDPLISAFCKDGRLDLAIEFMDYMISDGSLPDIVNYNTILSAFCKNGNPEQALDIFHKLGEVGCPPNVSSYNTMFSALWNCGERIKALEMISEMVSKGIDPDEITYNSLISCLCRDGLVNEAIGLLLDMDSGGFRPSVISYNIVLLGLCKARRIDDAIEFFTTMVGKGCQPNETTLILLVEGIGFSGWRVEAMGLANSLLKLEAISEHSFKRLNKIFPMLDVYKELTLSEIKN; encoded by the coding sequence ATGGGGTATACAATTACCCAACATAGTTTTATGATTGGTGGTCATAGTCTTCATAGATTTTCCAAACAAGATGGTCTGTGTTGTGGCACTGGCCGCAGCTCTAGTATTAAAGAATGTGCAGTTTACATAAATTGCTTCAGCTCAAGTAGAGACTTCAGCAGAAAACCATTTAGGTCTCCTAAGGTTTCTATTGAAACAACAAGAGGAGGAGGACCCCTTTTGCACCGTTATGGATATAAAGAAATTCATCTTTTGAAAGTTCTTAATAGAGCTTGCAGAGCAGGGAAGTACAAGGAGGCCCTTTACTTTCTCCAATTAATGGTTACTAAGGGTTTTAAGCCTGATGTTATCCTTTGTACAAAAGTGATGAGAGGGTTCTTCAGTTCTAGGGATGTTCAGAATGCTGTCCGGGTTATGGAGATTTTGGAAAAACATGGGGAGCCTGATTTGTTTTCTTATAATGCCATGATCAGCGGGTTTTGTAAGGCGAATAGGATTGAATTAGCCAATAGAGTGCTTGACAGAATGCGGGCTCAAGGCTTTTCTCCTGATACTATTACTTACAATATAATGATTGGGAGTCTATGTAGTAGGGGGAGGCTTGAGTTGGCGTTTAATGTTTTGGATGAGTTGTTGAAAGATAAATGTGCCCCTTCTGTGATCACTTACACCATTTTAATTGAGGCAACCATTAGTGAAGGTGGTATTGACAAAGCTATGGAGCTTTTGGATGAGATGTTGTCAAGAGGGCTTCTTCCTGATATGTGTACTTTTAATGCTATAATCAGGGGAATGTGCAGAGAAGGAATGGTGGATAGAGCTTTTGAGTTTGTTAGGAGCTTAGAAGCCAAGGGTTGTAGTCCAGATGTGATATCTTATAACATCTTGTTAAGGGCACTCTTGAATCATGGGAAATGGAATGATGGAGAGAAGTTATTGAGTGATATGGTTTCAAGAGGATGCGAGCCAAATGTGGTGACTTACAGCATTTTGATTAGCACACTTTGTAAAGATGGGAAGGTTGAAGATGCCGTGAATGTACTCAAGGCTATGAAGGAAAAGGGGATAACCCCAGATGCTTATAGTTATGATCCATTGATATCTGCTTTCTGCAAAGATGGAAGGTTAGATTTGGCAATAGAATTCATGGACTACATGATCTCTGATGGTAGCTTGCCGGATATAGTAAACTACAACACAATCTTGTCCGCATTCTGTAAAAATGGGAACCCTGAGCAGGCTTTAGACATCTTTCACAAGCTTGGGGAAGTGGGGTGTCCTCCAAATGTCAGCTCATACAACACAATGTTCAGTGCTTTGTGGAACTGTGGGGAAAGAATTAAGGCTTTGGAGATGATATCAGAGATGGTTAGCAAAGGGATTGATCCTGATGAAATCACTTATAACTCACTCATATCTTGCTTGTGCAGAGATGGGTTGGTAAATGAGGCAATTGGACTGTTATTAGACATGGACAGTGGTGGTTTCCGGCCATCTGTTATCAGTTATAATATTGTTCTTCTTGGATTGTGCAAAGCACGTAGAATTGATGATGCCATCGAGTTTTTCACAACAATGGTTGGGAAAGGGTGCCAGCCAAATGAAACAACTTTGATTCTCTTAGTTGAAGGAATCGGATTCTCAGGGTGGCGAGTTGAAGCCATGGGGCTCGCCAACTCCCTTCTCAAGCTAGAAGCAATATCAGAACATTCCTTTAAACGTTTGAATAAGATCTTTCCTATGCTTGATGTTTATAAAGAACTTACTTTGTCAGAAATTAAGAATTAG